Proteins encoded within one genomic window of Flavobacterium sp. NG2:
- a CDS encoding N-acetylmuramoyl-L-alanine amidase — protein sequence MYTLNKIKVIFTFLVIISSFSSYSQSNIFKVTLDAGHGDHDFGAVYSGHVEKNIALAIVLKVGEMLEAYPKVEVTYTRKTDVFIDLVERANIANRANASVFVSIHCNASKNTSADGTETYVMGMNKIASNLEAAKKENAVITLEKDYKRKYEGFDPNSPETMIGMKLMQEEYLENSISLASKIENEFEKIGKKIRGGGVKQAPFMVLHKAYMPRVLIETGFISNPVEGKILDSEEGQREIARAITNAIIRYKNEYFGNGTESYEPAKTTPKVAEKPVAKDTSTPVKTTADTTKTSSVTSQGNNDTVFKVQITAISKKIALVPKNFKGLDRISVNYENDLYRYMYGETADYNEAKKLLDEAKSKGYEFAFITAFVGGKKVSVQDAIK from the coding sequence ATGTATACTTTGAATAAAATTAAAGTGATTTTTACTTTTCTTGTAATTATATCTTCATTCTCTTCTTATAGTCAATCCAATATATTTAAAGTAACATTAGATGCTGGACATGGTGATCATGATTTTGGTGCTGTTTATAGTGGTCATGTTGAAAAAAACATTGCTTTAGCTATTGTACTTAAAGTCGGAGAAATGCTTGAAGCGTATCCAAAAGTTGAAGTGACGTATACACGAAAAACAGATGTATTTATAGATTTGGTTGAAAGAGCAAATATTGCCAATAGAGCTAATGCAAGTGTATTCGTTTCTATTCATTGTAATGCCAGTAAAAATACTTCTGCTGATGGTACTGAAACTTATGTGATGGGTATGAATAAGATTGCTTCTAATTTAGAGGCAGCAAAGAAGGAAAATGCAGTTATTACTTTAGAAAAAGATTACAAAAGAAAATACGAAGGTTTTGACCCCAATTCTCCAGAAACGATGATTGGAATGAAATTAATGCAAGAGGAATATTTAGAAAACAGTATTTCTTTGGCCAGTAAGATCGAAAATGAATTTGAAAAGATTGGAAAAAAGATTAGAGGAGGAGGGGTAAAGCAAGCGCCATTTATGGTGTTGCATAAAGCCTATATGCCTAGAGTTTTAATTGAAACTGGGTTTATTTCAAATCCTGTTGAAGGTAAAATATTAGATTCAGAAGAGGGGCAAAGAGAAATTGCGAGAGCGATTACCAATGCAATCATTAGGTATAAAAATGAATATTTTGGGAATGGTACTGAAAGTTACGAACCGGCAAAAACGACTCCAAAAGTAGCTGAAAAACCAGTTGCCAAAGACACTTCAACACCAGTTAAAACGACTGCTGATACCACAAAAACATCTTCAGTAACGTCACAGGGTAATAATGACACTGTTTTTAAAGTACAAATCACAGCGATAAGTAAAAAAATAGCTTTGGTTCCTAAAAATTTTAAAGGACTTGATCGAATTTCGGTTAATTATGAAAATGATTTGTATCGTTATATGTATGGAGAAACAGCAGATTATAACGAAGCAAAAAAGCTTTTAGATGAGGCAAAATCAAAAGGTTATGAATTTGCATTTATCACCGCATTTGTAGGAGGGAAGAAAGTCAGTGTACAAGATGCTATCAAATAA
- a CDS encoding putative LPS assembly protein LptD, with protein sequence MQTNLFNIVLLSFILSLGYNNLYSQDLRKKSTSIPAKTQIDNSLEVSQKKNIDTKKPIDSLKKVDSIKTKKPFLDGKVKYKAAQYAKIDQKKKHITLYDQAELYYQDVELKSGIIVLDYEKNEVYAGRIKDSTGKYTQYPNFKQGTNVVEPDSIRFNFKTKKALIWNSRTDQGEFKVKASITKKENDSVYFLKGARFTTSTNVDKPEYYFQTNKVKFIPGKKVITGLTNMVIADVPTPIALPFAYFPMSKETSVSGIILPSYNDSNTRGFSLQNGGYYFALTDNYDLTAIGDYYTNGSYGLRFESSYAKRYRFRGNMNFRYENLITSERGYPDYSKQKIYNIQWSHSRDSKANPNASFSASVNLGSSKYFNQSINQSNIGSRLNNTLSSSVSYSKTFNSVPQVRMSLTATHSQNTQTETIDMTLPTLQLSVDRIYPFSKENDSKKGFIKNINLQYNLNGRNSITTTDSLFFKPQMFDDAKLGVQHSIPISTNFKLFKYFSASTSANYEEVWTAKTLNRSYDVDQSAVVDVTKNGFDAYRTYNFSSSLGTTIYGTFNFGEDKKIKSIRHVMRPSLSYSYTPSFEKYYDTYATDASGTMTKQYSRFENSIYGAPGLTNSSNLGISISNTFEAKVTDRDSTKTEPKKIMLLNNFNLSTSYNLNADGETNLAWSPVRVSGGTQLFKDKMNVNFGATLDPYAIDNSGNRINTFNIDNGGSLFRMTSANMTLNYSISSTDKEDRNKAKDSQTTRNGGREDDLFGTSNDFGNNRRSSFDGSEEKGDDVVSEFFHSKLPWDITFAYSLTYGNNNREKSITANSIMISANTDLTPKWKVGVSTGYDFVQKGVTYTQLRLERDLLSWRMSVNWTPFGTNANWNFFIGIKSGVLSDIKWDKNSTTTR encoded by the coding sequence TTGCAGACAAACTTATTTAATATCGTTTTATTATCGTTCATTCTAAGTCTTGGATATAATAATTTATATTCACAGGATTTGCGCAAAAAGTCAACTTCTATCCCCGCCAAAACGCAAATAGACAACTCCTTAGAAGTTTCTCAAAAAAAGAACATAGATACTAAAAAACCTATCGATAGCCTTAAAAAAGTAGATAGTATAAAAACTAAAAAGCCTTTTCTTGATGGAAAAGTAAAGTATAAGGCTGCTCAATATGCTAAAATAGACCAAAAGAAAAAGCATATCACTTTATATGATCAAGCCGAACTTTACTACCAAGATGTTGAATTAAAATCGGGAATCATTGTACTAGATTATGAAAAAAATGAAGTTTACGCAGGAAGAATTAAAGATTCTACTGGTAAATATACCCAATATCCTAATTTCAAACAAGGAACTAATGTTGTAGAACCAGACTCAATTAGGTTTAATTTCAAAACCAAAAAAGCATTAATTTGGAATTCTAGAACTGACCAAGGAGAGTTTAAAGTCAAAGCTTCTATAACAAAAAAAGAAAATGATTCTGTTTATTTTTTAAAAGGTGCCCGATTTACAACTTCTACAAATGTGGACAAACCTGAATATTATTTTCAAACAAATAAAGTAAAATTTATCCCTGGAAAAAAAGTAATTACAGGCTTAACTAATATGGTCATTGCTGATGTTCCCACACCTATCGCTCTACCGTTTGCCTATTTCCCAATGAGTAAAGAAACGAGTGTATCTGGAATTATCTTACCCAGTTATAATGATTCAAATACAAGAGGTTTTTCATTACAAAATGGAGGATACTATTTTGCACTAACAGATAATTATGACTTAACAGCTATTGGAGATTATTATACCAATGGAAGTTATGGATTACGTTTTGAATCGTCCTACGCTAAACGATACCGTTTTAGAGGGAATATGAATTTTAGATATGAAAACTTAATTACCAGCGAGAGAGGTTATCCAGACTATTCAAAACAGAAAATCTACAATATTCAATGGTCGCACTCTAGAGATTCAAAAGCGAATCCTAATGCTAGCTTTTCTGCTTCTGTCAATTTAGGAAGTAGTAAATATTTCAATCAATCGATAAATCAATCTAATATTGGTTCCCGATTAAATAATACACTAAGCTCATCTGTTTCCTATTCCAAAACATTCAATTCGGTTCCTCAAGTTAGAATGTCGCTAACGGCAACCCATTCTCAAAACACCCAAACCGAAACCATAGATATGACCCTTCCTACACTTCAATTAAGTGTAGACCGTATTTACCCATTCTCAAAAGAAAATGATAGTAAAAAAGGATTTATCAAAAACATCAACTTACAGTATAACTTAAACGGAAGAAATAGTATTACAACAACCGATTCGTTGTTTTTCAAACCACAAATGTTTGATGATGCTAAATTGGGAGTTCAACATAGTATTCCAATTAGTACTAACTTTAAGTTGTTTAAATATTTCAGTGCATCAACATCTGCTAATTACGAAGAGGTTTGGACTGCAAAAACACTAAATAGAAGCTATGATGTTGACCAAAGTGCCGTTGTAGATGTAACCAAAAATGGATTTGACGCTTACCGTACGTACAATTTTTCTTCAAGTTTAGGAACAACTATTTATGGTACTTTTAATTTTGGTGAAGACAAAAAAATTAAATCTATAAGACACGTTATGCGTCCATCGTTATCGTATAGCTATACTCCTAGTTTTGAAAAATACTACGACACTTATGCTACTGATGCTAGTGGAACAATGACCAAACAATACTCACGATTTGAAAACAGCATCTATGGAGCCCCTGGTTTAACTAACTCTAGTAATTTAGGAATTAGTATTAGCAATACATTTGAAGCTAAAGTAACCGATAGAGACAGTACTAAAACGGAGCCTAAAAAAATAATGCTGCTTAACAACTTCAATTTATCAACAAGCTATAATTTGAATGCTGACGGAGAAACTAATCTTGCATGGTCACCTGTTAGGGTAAGTGGTGGTACTCAGCTATTCAAAGATAAAATGAATGTCAATTTTGGAGCGACATTAGATCCTTATGCCATTGACAATTCAGGAAACAGAATTAACACCTTTAATATTGACAATGGAGGAAGTTTATTTCGTATGACAAGTGCTAATATGACTCTGAATTACTCGATTTCTAGTACCGATAAGGAAGACAGAAATAAAGCTAAAGACTCACAGACTACTCGTAACGGTGGACGTGAAGATGATTTGTTTGGAACCAGTAATGATTTTGGAAATAACCGAAGAAGCTCTTTTGACGGAAGTGAAGAAAAAGGGGACGACGTAGTATCTGAATTTTTCCATTCTAAATTGCCATGGGATATTACTTTTGCTTACTCATTGACTTATGGGAATAATAACCGTGAAAAATCAATTACGGCTAACTCGATTATGATTTCAGCCAATACAGATTTAACTCCAAAATGGAAAGTTGGAGTTTCTACTGGATACGATTTTGTACAAAAGGGTGTAACCTACACACAATTGCGTCTTGAAAGAGATTTATTGAGTTGGAGAATGAGTGTGAACTGGACTCCATTTGGAACAAATGCTAACTGGAACTTTTTTATCGGAATCAAATCAGGTGTTCTTAGCGACATTAAATGGGATAAAAACAGCACGACAACAAGGTAA
- a CDS encoding Rid family detoxifying hydrolase — translation MKNVIFTPEAPAPIGPYNQAILKNDTLYISGQIPINPKTGEVISDSIEAETKQVMENLNAILLAAGMTFENVVKTSIFIINMNDFASINAVYGSYLNETTAPARETVQVSCLPKNVNIEISMIAML, via the coding sequence ATGAAAAATGTAATTTTTACACCAGAAGCTCCTGCTCCTATTGGCCCATACAATCAAGCGATATTAAAAAATGACACTCTTTATATTTCAGGCCAAATTCCTATAAATCCTAAAACAGGAGAAGTCATTAGTGATTCTATTGAAGCTGAAACGAAGCAAGTAATGGAGAATTTAAATGCTATATTATTAGCAGCAGGTATGACATTTGAAAATGTTGTAAAGACATCTATTTTCATAATAAATATGAATGATTTTGCGAGTATCAATGCAGTATACGGCTCCTATTTAAATGAAACAACCGCTCCAGCTCGTGAAACGGTTCAAGTATCATGTTTGCCAAAAAATGTAAATATTGAAATCTCTATGATTGCAATGCTATAG
- a CDS encoding methylglyoxal synthase: MEIAVIAHDGKKVDMVQFLNKNIDLLRQENIKIIATGTTGGKAENAGFKVKKMLSGPMGGDAQIAARVAEGKTKMVLFFKDPLASHAHEVDINMLLRVCDVHNVPIATNEASAQLFLNAIALQS, from the coding sequence ATGGAAATAGCAGTTATAGCTCACGATGGTAAAAAAGTGGATATGGTTCAATTCTTAAATAAGAACATCGACTTATTACGACAAGAAAATATTAAAATTATTGCTACTGGAACTACAGGAGGTAAAGCTGAAAATGCAGGTTTTAAAGTTAAGAAAATGCTTTCAGGCCCAATGGGTGGGGATGCTCAAATTGCAGCCAGAGTAGCAGAAGGAAAAACGAAAATGGTTTTATTCTTTAAAGACCCCTTGGCAAGTCATGCACATGAGGTAGATATTAATATGCTTCTGCGTGTGTGTGATGTACACAATGTGCCTATTGCAACAAATGAAGCTTCGGCACAATTGTTTTTAAATGCTATAGCATTGCAATCATAG
- a CDS encoding N-acetylglucosamine kinase — MRLLVDSGSTKADWVAIDDAGKVLFTTQTLGLNPEVLEKEVIVERLNDRFDILQNKDTATHLFFYGAGCGTDKMKKTLTGIFKEYFSNASIVVEEDTYAAVYATTPKDEKAIVCILGTGSNCSYFDGTTLHQKVQSLGYIVMDDCSGNVFGKELIRKYYFNKMPKELAVEFEKEYNLEPDFIKAKLYKEANPNAYLATFAKFLIQNKEHPFCQKIIFKGMKSFVKNYVKQYDNCKEVPVHFVGSIAFYLKEELQQTFDKYELQLGNVLRRPIDGLIAFHGQNK, encoded by the coding sequence ATGAGATTATTAGTGGATAGTGGTTCTACAAAAGCTGATTGGGTTGCAATTGATGATGCTGGAAAAGTATTATTTACTACCCAAACTTTAGGTTTGAATCCAGAGGTTCTGGAAAAAGAGGTTATTGTGGAGCGTTTGAATGACCGTTTTGATATTTTACAAAATAAAGATACTGCAACCCATTTGTTTTTTTATGGAGCTGGCTGTGGTACTGACAAAATGAAAAAAACACTAACTGGGATATTTAAAGAGTATTTTTCAAATGCCAGTATTGTGGTTGAGGAAGATACCTACGCGGCTGTCTATGCTACAACACCAAAAGACGAAAAAGCAATTGTATGTATTTTGGGAACTGGTTCTAATTGTAGTTATTTTGATGGTACTACATTACATCAAAAAGTACAATCATTAGGTTATATTGTGATGGATGATTGTAGTGGAAACGTTTTTGGTAAAGAATTAATTAGAAAATATTATTTTAATAAAATGCCAAAAGAGTTAGCTGTTGAATTTGAAAAAGAATATAATTTAGAGCCTGATTTCATTAAGGCAAAATTATATAAAGAAGCTAATCCCAATGCTTATTTGGCAACTTTTGCTAAATTCTTAATTCAAAATAAAGAGCATCCTTTTTGTCAAAAAATAATTTTTAAAGGGATGAAATCTTTTGTTAAAAATTATGTAAAGCAATATGATAATTGCAAGGAAGTACCTGTTCATTTTGTAGGTTCAATTGCATTTTATTTAAAAGAAGAATTGCAGCAAACTTTTGATAAATATGAATTACAATTAGGAAATGTATTGAGAAGACCAATTGATGGTTTAATCGCATTTCATGGTCAAAATAAATAA
- the gap gene encoding type I glyceraldehyde-3-phosphate dehydrogenase yields MSKVKLGINGFGRIGRIVFRESFNRDNVEVVAINDLLDVDHLAYLLKYDSVHGRFDGDVEVKEGKLYVNGRNIRITAERNPADLKWNEVDVDVVAECTGIFTTVETANEHIKGGAKKVIISAPSADAPMFVMGVNHETAKATDLVVSNASCTTNCLAPLAKVINDNFGIVEALMTTVHATTSTQMTADGPSRKDWRGGRAAAINIIPSSTGAAKAVGKVIPELNGKLTGMAFRVPTADVSTVDLTVKVAKETSYEEIMAVLKNASETSMKGILGYTEDAVVSQDFISDKRTSIIDATAGIGLNSTFFKLVSWYDNEYGYSSKLIDLSVHIAGLK; encoded by the coding sequence ATGTCAAAAGTAAAATTAGGAATAAACGGATTCGGTAGAATTGGAAGAATTGTGTTTAGAGAGTCTTTTAATAGAGATAATGTAGAGGTTGTAGCAATCAACGATTTATTAGATGTTGATCACTTAGCTTACTTGTTAAAATATGATTCAGTACATGGTCGTTTTGATGGTGATGTAGAAGTAAAAGAAGGAAAATTATACGTTAACGGAAGAAATATTCGTATCACAGCTGAAAGAAATCCAGCTGACTTGAAATGGAATGAAGTTGATGTTGATGTTGTTGCTGAGTGTACAGGTATCTTTACAACTGTTGAAACAGCTAATGAGCATATCAAAGGTGGTGCTAAAAAAGTAATTATTTCTGCACCTTCTGCTGATGCTCCAATGTTTGTAATGGGAGTAAACCACGAAACTGCTAAAGCTACTGATTTAGTTGTTTCTAACGCTTCTTGTACAACTAACTGTTTAGCTCCATTGGCTAAAGTAATTAATGATAACTTCGGAATTGTTGAAGCTTTGATGACAACTGTTCATGCTACAACTTCAACTCAAATGACTGCTGATGGTCCTTCTAGAAAAGACTGGAGAGGTGGACGTGCTGCTGCTATCAACATTATCCCATCATCTACAGGAGCTGCAAAAGCAGTTGGAAAAGTAATTCCTGAATTGAATGGAAAATTGACTGGTATGGCTTTCCGTGTTCCTACAGCTGACGTTTCTACAGTAGATTTAACTGTAAAAGTTGCTAAAGAAACTTCATACGAAGAAATTATGGCAGTTTTGAAAAATGCTTCTGAGACTTCAATGAAAGGTATCTTAGGATATACTGAAGATGCTGTTGTATCTCAAGATTTTATCTCTGATAAAAGAACATCTATCATTGATGCTACTGCAGGAATTGGATTAAACTCTACTTTCTTCAAATTAGTATCATGGTATGATAATGAGTATGGTTATTCAAGTAAATTAATTGATTTATCAGTTCATATTGCAGGATTAAAATAA
- the pfkA gene encoding 6-phosphofructokinase, protein MSNKIKKIGVLTSGGDSPGMNAAIRSVVRTCAFHNVECVGIYRGYQGMIEGDFIEMGPRSVNNIINKGGTILKSARSAEFRTAEGRKKAYDNLVKEGIEAFVVIGGDGSFTGALIFNEEYKFPVMGIPGTIDNDIYGTSHTLGYDTALNTVVDCIDKIRDTASSHNRLFFVEVMGRDAGHIALNAGIGAGAEEILIPEEDLGLERLLESLKKSKASGKSSSIVVIAEGDKIGKNVFELKDYVEANLPEYDVRVSVLGHMQRGGSPSCFDRVLASRLGVKAVESLLEGISNFMVGLKNDKVNLTPLSHAIKGKSEIDSELLRVSDIITT, encoded by the coding sequence ATGTCAAATAAGATAAAAAAAATAGGTGTTTTAACATCAGGAGGAGATTCTCCAGGTATGAATGCTGCCATTCGATCTGTAGTTAGAACTTGTGCTTTTCATAATGTAGAATGTGTAGGTATCTATAGAGGTTACCAAGGAATGATTGAAGGAGACTTTATCGAAATGGGTCCTCGATCAGTAAATAATATAATAAATAAAGGAGGGACGATTTTAAAGTCAGCGCGTTCAGCTGAGTTTAGAACTGCTGAAGGAAGAAAGAAAGCTTACGATAATTTAGTAAAAGAAGGTATAGAAGCCTTTGTAGTAATTGGAGGAGACGGAAGTTTTACAGGAGCTTTAATTTTTAATGAAGAGTATAAATTCCCAGTAATGGGTATTCCTGGAACGATTGACAATGATATTTATGGGACAAGTCATACTTTAGGTTATGATACGGCTTTGAATACAGTTGTTGATTGTATTGATAAAATTAGAGATACAGCGAGTTCACACAACCGTTTGTTTTTTGTAGAGGTTATGGGACGTGATGCTGGTCATATTGCATTGAATGCAGGAATAGGAGCAGGAGCTGAAGAAATTTTGATACCTGAAGAAGATCTAGGATTAGAGCGTTTGTTAGAGTCACTGAAAAAAAGTAAGGCTTCTGGTAAATCATCTAGTATTGTCGTTATTGCTGAAGGAGATAAAATTGGTAAAAATGTATTCGAATTAAAAGATTATGTTGAAGCTAACCTACCAGAATATGATGTAAGAGTATCAGTATTAGGTCATATGCAACGTGGAGGTTCTCCTTCTTGTTTTGACAGAGTACTTGCTAGTCGTTTAGGGGTGAAAGCAGTAGAATCTTTGTTGGAAGGTATTTCTAACTTTATGGTTGGATTAAAAAATGACAAAGTTAATCTTACTCCTTTATCACACGCCATCAAAGGAAAATCAGAAATTGATTCAGAGTTATTGAGAGTTTCTGATATTATTACAACATAA